One part of the Roseomonas gilardii genome encodes these proteins:
- a CDS encoding PPK2 family polyphosphate kinase, whose product MSNPIRQLVERRRITSGEGFALKDYATDDKGSIPLTKVESEAALQERIEAIAELQGRLYASRRWSVLCIFQAQDAAGKDSAIKHVFSGINPQGCQVVSFSAPVGLEREHDFLWRHVVALPARGRIGIHNRSWYEEVLVARVHPEILAGEALPKVLVDDTIWDERLEDIACFERYLSRQGTVLLKFFLHLGEEEQRKRFLARIDEPDKNWKLQPSDIVDRRRWHDYETAYETAIRATAAPYAPWYVLPADRKWLTRLLVAEILLGTMRKLDLHYPEVSETQRDSLQKARKALS is encoded by the coding sequence ATGTCGAATCCTATTCGCCAGCTCGTGGAACGACGGCGCATCACCTCGGGTGAGGGATTCGCGCTGAAGGACTATGCCACCGACGACAAGGGCAGCATCCCGCTGACCAAGGTCGAAAGCGAGGCGGCGCTGCAGGAGCGGATCGAGGCCATCGCCGAGTTGCAGGGCCGGCTCTATGCCAGCCGCCGCTGGTCCGTGCTCTGCATCTTCCAGGCGCAGGACGCCGCGGGCAAGGACAGTGCCATCAAGCATGTCTTCTCCGGCATCAACCCGCAGGGCTGCCAGGTCGTCTCCTTCTCCGCGCCGGTCGGGCTGGAGCGCGAGCACGACTTCCTCTGGCGCCATGTGGTGGCGCTGCCGGCCCGTGGCCGGATCGGCATCCACAATCGCTCCTGGTACGAGGAGGTCCTGGTGGCCCGCGTGCATCCGGAGATCCTGGCCGGCGAGGCGCTTCCGAAGGTCCTGGTGGATGACACGATCTGGGACGAACGGCTGGAGGACATCGCCTGCTTCGAGCGCTACCTCTCCCGGCAGGGGACGGTGCTGCTGAAGTTCTTCCTGCATCTCGGCGAGGAGGAGCAGCGCAAGCGCTTCCTGGCCCGGATCGACGAGCCGGACAAGAACTGGAAGCTGCAGCCTTCCGACATCGTGGACCGGCGCCGCTGGCACGATTACGAGACCGCCTACGAGACGGCGATCCGCGCCACGGCCGCGCCCTATGCGCCCTGGTACGTCCTGCCGGCGGACCGGAAGTGGCTGACCCGGTTGCTGGTGGCGGAGATCCTGCTCGGAACGATGCGGAAGCTGGACCTGCATTATCCCGAGGTCAGCGAAACCCAGCGGGACAGCTTGCAGAAGGCGCGCAAGGCCCTGAGCTGA
- a CDS encoding gluconate 2-dehydrogenase subunit 3 family protein, translated as MRGGLTRRRALLSASALVALGATGQAREIRGLLPWQPGEVWPPETMAQPGSWLFLTADEAAVIEVIAERMIPTDSLGPGGRDAGCAIFIDRQLAGPYGRRDGWYMQGPFPADPLPTQGYQLPFTPRQIYRQGLAALARHVAASFSNRRFQDLGGEDQDKLLTGLEKGEVKLDGFDGKVLFEQIYGNVMEGYFADPIYGGNKGMVGWRMIGFPGARYDFRDVIAHPNQRYTIPPVGLMGRPEWGGPGGPPITAGSGGRI; from the coding sequence ATGCGGGGTGGTTTGACGCGGCGGCGGGCCTTGCTGTCGGCCAGTGCTCTCGTGGCGCTGGGCGCAACCGGACAGGCGCGCGAGATCCGCGGCCTGCTGCCGTGGCAGCCGGGCGAGGTCTGGCCGCCGGAGACCATGGCCCAGCCGGGATCCTGGCTCTTCCTGACGGCGGATGAGGCCGCGGTGATCGAGGTGATCGCCGAGCGGATGATCCCGACCGATTCCCTGGGACCCGGCGGGCGCGACGCGGGCTGCGCCATCTTCATCGACCGCCAGCTCGCCGGCCCCTATGGCCGCCGCGACGGCTGGTACATGCAGGGGCCCTTTCCCGCCGACCCCTTGCCGACCCAGGGCTACCAGTTGCCCTTCACCCCGCGGCAGATCTACCGCCAGGGCCTTGCGGCCCTCGCGCGGCATGTCGCCGCCAGTTTCAGCAACCGCCGCTTCCAGGACCTCGGCGGCGAGGACCAGGACAAGTTGCTGACCGGGCTGGAGAAGGGCGAGGTCAAGCTCGACGGCTTCGACGGCAAGGTGCTGTTCGAGCAGATCTACGGCAATGTCATGGAAGGCTACTTCGCCGATCCGATCTATGGCGGCAACAAGGGCATGGTCGGCTGGCGCATGATCGGCTTCCCCGGGGCGCGCTACGACTTCCGTGACGTGATCGCGCATCCGAACCAGCGCTACACCATCCCGCCCGTGGGTCTCATGGGGCGCCCGGAATGGGGCGGCCCCGGCGGCCCGCCGATCACCGCCGGATCGGGAGGGCGCATCTGA
- a CDS encoding GMC family oxidoreductase, whose product MQRLPRKDAVIVGLGWTGAIMGYELCQAGLEVVALERGPWRDTSTDFNIGTAPDELRYAIRNELFSQPAQDTVTARNNPSQRALPIRNWGSFLPGNGVGGAGIHWNGHTWRFMPSDFRLRSHLTERYGASMIPEGMTIADWGLTYEELEPHYDRFEYLCGIAGQAGNLKGQIQPGGNPFEGERSRPYPTPPMKMSHAQNLFTRAATEVGMHPFPLPSANMSQPYTNPLGITMGPCTYCGFCERFGCANYSKASAQTTILPLLMRHPGFEARTQCEVSHILMSADGKTATGVVYVDPQGQEWEQPADMVLLCAYQLWNVRLLLHSRIGRPYDPNTGEGVIGKNYAYQCNSSVNGFFDDQLFNAWAGAGALGMTCDDYQGDVFDHTGLGFVGGANINCTTTNARPISARPTPPGTPRWGSAWKKATAENYLKVANVGSQGSVMSYRDAYLDLDPTYKDRLGRPLLRMTFDYHDNEVKMSAYVTQKMEPIMRAMGAKQIRSTPKKAGWDVVPYQTTHNTGGAIMGADPRSSAINKYSQMWDVPNLFVFGASAFPQNPGYNPTGTVGALAYMAADAITTQYLKNPGQPLVQA is encoded by the coding sequence ATGCAGCGCCTGCCACGCAAGGATGCGGTGATCGTCGGCCTCGGCTGGACCGGGGCCATCATGGGCTACGAGCTCTGCCAGGCGGGGCTGGAGGTGGTAGCGCTGGAGCGCGGCCCCTGGCGCGACACCTCCACCGACTTCAACATCGGCACGGCGCCGGACGAGCTGCGCTATGCCATCCGCAACGAGCTCTTCTCGCAGCCGGCGCAGGACACGGTGACGGCGCGCAACAACCCGTCGCAGCGGGCGCTGCCGATCCGCAACTGGGGCAGCTTCCTGCCGGGCAACGGCGTCGGCGGCGCGGGTATCCACTGGAACGGGCACACCTGGCGCTTCATGCCGAGCGACTTCCGCCTGCGCTCGCACCTGACGGAACGCTACGGTGCGTCGATGATCCCGGAGGGCATGACCATCGCCGACTGGGGCCTGACCTATGAGGAGCTGGAGCCGCACTACGACAGGTTCGAGTATCTCTGCGGCATCGCGGGGCAGGCGGGGAACCTGAAGGGGCAGATCCAGCCGGGCGGCAATCCCTTCGAGGGCGAGCGCTCGCGCCCCTATCCGACGCCGCCGATGAAGATGTCGCACGCGCAGAACCTCTTCACCCGTGCGGCGACGGAAGTCGGGATGCATCCCTTCCCGCTGCCCTCGGCGAACATGTCGCAGCCCTATACCAACCCGCTCGGCATCACGATGGGGCCCTGCACCTATTGCGGCTTCTGCGAGCGCTTCGGCTGCGCCAACTATTCCAAGGCCAGCGCCCAGACCACGATCCTGCCGCTGCTGATGCGCCATCCCGGCTTCGAGGCCCGTACGCAGTGCGAGGTCTCGCATATCCTGATGTCGGCGGACGGCAAGACGGCGACCGGCGTCGTCTATGTCGATCCGCAGGGGCAGGAATGGGAGCAGCCCGCCGACATGGTGCTCCTCTGCGCCTACCAGCTCTGGAACGTGCGGCTGCTGCTGCATTCGAGGATCGGCCGCCCCTATGACCCGAACACGGGGGAGGGGGTGATCGGCAAGAACTACGCCTACCAGTGCAATTCCTCGGTGAACGGCTTCTTCGACGACCAGCTCTTCAATGCCTGGGCGGGGGCGGGCGCGCTGGGCATGACCTGTGACGACTACCAGGGCGATGTCTTCGACCACACCGGCCTGGGCTTCGTCGGCGGTGCCAACATCAATTGCACCACCACCAATGCGCGGCCGATCTCCGCCCGCCCCACCCCGCCCGGCACGCCGCGCTGGGGCAGCGCCTGGAAGAAGGCGACGGCCGAGAACTACCTGAAGGTCGCCAATGTCGGCAGCCAGGGGAGCGTCATGTCCTATCGCGACGCCTACCTGGACCTGGACCCGACCTACAAGGACCGGCTCGGGCGGCCGCTGCTGCGCATGACCTTCGACTACCACGACAACGAAGTGAAGATGTCCGCCTATGTGACGCAGAAGATGGAGCCGATCATGCGGGCCATGGGCGCGAAGCAGATCCGCTCCACGCCCAAGAAGGCGGGCTGGGACGTCGTTCCCTACCAGACCACGCACAACACCGGCGGCGCGATCATGGGGGCCGATCCGCGCAGCAGCGCGATCAACAAGTATTCCCAGATGTGGGACGTGCCGAACCTGTTCGTCTTCGGGGCCTCCGCCTTCCCGCAGAACCCGGGCTACAACCCCACCGGCACGGTCGGGGCGCTGGCCTACATGGCCGCGGACGCCATCACCACGCAGTACCTGAAGAACCCCGGCCAGCCGCTGGTGCAGGCCTGA
- a CDS encoding c-type cytochrome, with amino-acid sequence MRPLFLALAGFAATAMAAGSPARAEPDRYDQIERGRYLATLGDCTACHAGSGIAPGMPGYSSRGFAGGRPIETPFGQIRAANITPDRETGIGTWTADHFYRALHEGRAADGTHLYPAFPYTYYTRVTREDSDAIFAFLQSLEPVQNPVDRNTLPFPFNIRLLMKGWNLLFFRPGEFEPVIGRSAEWNRGAYIVEGLGHCGACHTPKNMLGGDRTSQTLGGGELQGWFAPALTTDNRAGIGGWSIEEIVEYLRTGHNAHSAASGPMAEVVEYSTKLMTEADLRAIATYLKQPREEPAVASAPAPLPAGNVQMQAGAAIYMDGCQACHGADGKGVAGLFPRLAGSPTLQQSGPETLLRVVMQGSKPATTDAVPTAASMPAFGWRLTDDQAAAVTTYIRNSWGNAAPAVTASQAQSMRSRLAQNPN; translated from the coding sequence ATGCGCCCGCTGTTCCTCGCCCTGGCGGGCTTCGCCGCGACCGCCATGGCCGCCGGTTCGCCCGCCCGCGCCGAACCCGACCGCTACGACCAGATCGAGCGCGGCCGCTACCTCGCCACACTGGGCGACTGCACCGCCTGCCATGCCGGTTCCGGCATCGCGCCCGGCATGCCCGGCTACAGCTCCCGAGGCTTCGCGGGCGGCCGGCCGATCGAGACGCCCTTCGGCCAGATCCGCGCGGCCAACATCACGCCGGACCGCGAAACCGGCATCGGCACCTGGACGGCGGATCATTTCTACCGTGCCCTGCACGAAGGCCGTGCGGCGGATGGAACGCATCTCTACCCGGCCTTTCCCTACACCTATTACACCCGGGTGACGCGCGAGGATTCCGACGCGATCTTCGCCTTCCTGCAATCGCTGGAGCCGGTGCAGAACCCGGTGGACCGGAACACGCTGCCCTTTCCCTTCAACATCCGCCTGCTGATGAAGGGCTGGAACCTGCTCTTCTTCCGCCCCGGCGAGTTCGAGCCGGTGATCGGCCGTTCGGCCGAATGGAATCGTGGCGCCTATATCGTGGAAGGACTGGGCCATTGCGGCGCCTGCCACACCCCCAAGAACATGCTGGGCGGCGACAGGACCTCCCAGACCCTGGGCGGCGGCGAACTGCAGGGCTGGTTCGCGCCTGCCCTGACCACGGACAACCGCGCCGGCATTGGCGGCTGGTCGATCGAGGAGATCGTGGAATACCTGCGCACCGGCCATAACGCGCACAGCGCCGCCTCCGGCCCCATGGCGGAGGTCGTGGAATACTCCACCAAGCTGATGACCGAGGCCGATCTCCGTGCCATCGCCACCTATCTGAAGCAGCCGCGCGAGGAGCCCGCCGTCGCTTCCGCCCCCGCGCCCCTGCCGGCCGGCAATGTCCAGATGCAGGCGGGCGCCGCGATCTACATGGATGGGTGCCAGGCCTGCCATGGCGCGGATGGCAAGGGCGTGGCCGGCCTCTTCCCCAGGCTGGCGGGCAGTCCCACGCTGCAGCAGTCCGGGCCGGAGACACTGCTGCGGGTGGTGATGCAGGGTTCCAAGCCGGCCACCACCGATGCGGTGCCCACCGCCGCATCGATGCCGGCCTTCGGCTGGCGCCTGACCGACGACCAGGCGGCGGCGGTGACCACCTATATCCGCAACAGCTGGGGCAATGCCGCTCCGGCGGTCACGGCCTCCCAGGCGCAGTCCATGCGAAGCCGGCTGGCGCAGAACCCGAACTAG
- a CDS encoding ABC transporter substrate-binding protein, whose product MLKRRAVLGAAGALLAAPRVGRAQDARVLKFIPYADAAVLDPVWTTSYATRNHALLVFDTLYGLNDRFEPQPQMVAGHVTEDDGKLWRLTLRPGLTFHDGQPVLARDCVASIRRWARRDAFGQALMAATDELSAPDDRTIRFRLKRPFPLLPAALGKPGSNVPVIMPERLASTDAYTQVKEMVGSGPFRFLAGEHVPGARLSYARFEGYVPREGGEASFTAGPRVAHFDRVEWHVVPDPATAAAAVQSGSVDWLDHALIDLVPVLKRDAGLEVRVNDPTGLIGNLRFNHLLPPFDNPAVRRVVLAAVSQADCMSAAAGADPALSQTGVGFFDPASPMASEVGMEALGSLSDPAKAKKALAEAGYKGERVVILAGTDVPRINAVSEVVAETMRQMGVNLDYVAADWGSVVSRATVRKPIEEGGYNCYCTYWAGIDQWSPAVHNFLRGNGEKAPNGWPTSPELEHLRDAWFTAPDEASQKDLAARLQKQAFLDVPYVPLGKIRQPTAYRKGLVGMLSGPPQFTNIRRA is encoded by the coding sequence ATGCTGAAGCGACGCGCCGTACTGGGCGCGGCCGGCGCCCTGCTCGCCGCGCCACGGGTCGGTCGGGCACAGGATGCCCGCGTCCTGAAATTCATCCCCTATGCCGATGCGGCGGTGCTGGACCCGGTCTGGACCACCTCCTACGCCACGCGGAACCATGCGCTGCTGGTCTTCGACACGCTCTACGGCCTGAACGACCGCTTCGAGCCACAGCCGCAGATGGTCGCCGGCCATGTCACCGAGGATGACGGAAAGCTCTGGCGCCTGACACTGCGCCCCGGGCTGACGTTCCATGATGGGCAGCCGGTGCTGGCACGCGACTGCGTCGCCTCGATCCGGCGCTGGGCCCGGCGCGATGCCTTCGGGCAGGCGCTGATGGCCGCCACGGACGAGCTCTCGGCGCCCGATGACAGGACCATCCGGTTCCGCCTCAAGCGGCCTTTCCCGCTGCTGCCGGCGGCCCTGGGCAAGCCGGGTTCCAATGTTCCGGTCATCATGCCGGAGCGGCTGGCGAGCACCGATGCCTATACGCAGGTGAAGGAGATGGTGGGCAGCGGGCCCTTCCGCTTCCTGGCCGGGGAGCATGTGCCGGGCGCCCGCCTCTCCTATGCCCGTTTCGAGGGCTATGTGCCGCGCGAAGGCGGCGAGGCCAGCTTCACCGCCGGGCCCAGGGTGGCGCATTTCGACCGAGTGGAATGGCATGTGGTGCCGGACCCCGCGACCGCGGCGGCGGCGGTGCAGTCGGGCTCGGTGGACTGGCTCGACCATGCGCTGATCGACCTCGTGCCCGTGCTGAAGCGCGATGCGGGGCTGGAGGTCCGGGTGAACGACCCGACCGGGCTGATCGGCAACCTGCGCTTCAACCATCTGCTGCCGCCCTTCGACAATCCGGCGGTCCGCCGCGTGGTGCTGGCGGCGGTGAGCCAAGCGGACTGCATGTCCGCGGCGGCGGGTGCCGATCCCGCGTTGAGCCAGACCGGGGTGGGCTTCTTCGACCCGGCCTCCCCCATGGCTTCCGAGGTCGGGATGGAGGCGCTCGGCTCGCTCAGCGATCCGGCGAAGGCGAAGAAGGCCCTGGCCGAGGCGGGCTACAAGGGCGAGCGGGTGGTGATCCTGGCCGGGACGGATGTGCCGCGCATCAACGCCGTGTCCGAGGTCGTGGCCGAGACGATGCGGCAGATGGGCGTGAATCTGGACTATGTCGCCGCCGACTGGGGCAGCGTCGTTTCGCGCGCCACGGTCCGCAAGCCGATCGAGGAAGGTGGCTACAACTGCTACTGCACCTACTGGGCCGGGATCGATCAGTGGTCGCCCGCCGTGCACAACTTCCTGCGCGGCAATGGGGAGAAGGCGCCGAATGGCTGGCCGACCAGCCCGGAACTGGAGCATCTGCGCGACGCCTGGTTCACGGCGCCGGATGAGGCGAGCCAGAAGGATCTGGCGGCGCGGTTGCAGAAGCAGGCCTTCCTCGACGTACCCTATGTGCCGCTGGGCAAGATCCGGCAGCCGACCGCCTATCGGAAGGGGCTGGTGGGGATGCTGAGCGGCCCGCCGCAGTTCACCAACATCCGGCGCGCATGA
- the clpA gene encoding ATP-dependent Clp protease ATP-binding subunit ClpA, with protein MLSRNLEQTLHRALALANDRRHEYATLEHLLLSLCDDTDATTVLRACGVELEKLKRDLAEFLDKDLAGLISDRGGDPKPTAGFQRVVQRAAIHVQSSGRDEVTGANVLVALFSERESHAVYFLQLQDMTRLDAVNFISHGIAKAPGRSQNRPVQGNAEEGGEPRGKEEERRGETGAKRGQDALSNYCVNLNKKAQQGKIDPLIGRDSEIERTIQILCRRTKNNPLYVGDPGVGKTAIAEGLAKRIIEGDVPEVLLKSTIFALDMGALLAGTRYRGDFEERLKAVVTELEQHPGSILFIDEIHTVIGAGATSGGAMDASNLLKPALAQGTLRCVGSTTYKEYRQHFEKDRALVRRFQKIDVNEPSVEDAVKILQGLKTNYEKHHKVRYTPEAIRAAVELSAKYINDRKLPDKAIDVIDEVGASRMLLPENKRRKTVTLKDVEDIVAKIARIPPKSVSTDDKETLKNLERDLKSMVFGQDKAIEALSAAIKLSRAGLRDPEKPIGNYLFSGPTGVGKTEVAKQLAKTLGIELTRFDMSEYMERHSVSRLIGAPPGYVGFDQGGLLTDAVDQHPHCVLLLDEIEKAHQDLYNILLQVMDHGKLTDHNGKIVDFRNVILIMTTNAGASDMAKAGIGFGREVRTGEDEEAIKRLFTPEFRNRLDAVVPFSGLSPEIVGNIVEKFVMQLEAQLADRNVTIELSSAAKEWLAERGYDPLYGARPLARVIQEYVKKPLAEELLFGKLVKGGSVKVGMKDGILTFDITEAPPPALPKPEEGPGDGEAEREPETAD; from the coding sequence ATGCTGTCCCGCAACCTCGAACAGACGCTCCATCGCGCCCTGGCGCTCGCGAATGACCGCCGGCACGAGTATGCGACGCTGGAGCACCTTCTTCTTTCCCTCTGTGACGATACGGACGCCACCACGGTGCTTCGCGCCTGTGGTGTCGAGCTGGAGAAGCTCAAGCGGGACCTCGCCGAGTTCCTGGACAAGGACCTCGCCGGCCTGATCAGCGACCGCGGCGGCGATCCCAAGCCCACGGCCGGCTTCCAGCGGGTCGTCCAGCGCGCCGCGATCCACGTCCAGTCCTCCGGCCGCGACGAGGTGACGGGCGCCAATGTCCTGGTCGCCCTGTTCAGCGAGCGCGAAAGCCATGCCGTCTACTTCCTGCAGCTGCAGGACATGACGCGGCTCGACGCCGTGAACTTCATCTCCCATGGCATCGCCAAGGCCCCCGGCCGGTCACAGAACCGCCCGGTCCAGGGCAATGCCGAGGAAGGTGGCGAGCCCCGGGGCAAGGAGGAGGAGCGCCGCGGCGAGACCGGCGCCAAGCGGGGCCAGGACGCCCTTTCCAACTACTGCGTCAACCTCAACAAGAAGGCGCAGCAGGGCAAGATCGACCCGCTTATCGGCCGCGACAGCGAGATCGAGCGGACCATCCAGATCCTCTGCCGCCGCACCAAGAACAACCCGCTCTATGTGGGCGACCCGGGCGTGGGCAAGACTGCGATCGCGGAGGGCCTGGCCAAGCGGATCATCGAGGGCGACGTGCCCGAGGTGCTGCTGAAGTCCACCATCTTCGCGCTCGACATGGGCGCGCTTCTGGCCGGCACCCGCTACCGCGGCGATTTCGAGGAGCGGCTGAAGGCCGTGGTGACGGAGCTGGAGCAGCATCCGGGCTCCATCCTCTTCATCGACGAGATCCATACGGTGATCGGCGCCGGCGCCACCTCCGGCGGGGCGATGGACGCCTCCAACCTGCTCAAGCCGGCCCTGGCCCAGGGCACGCTGCGCTGCGTGGGCTCCACGACCTACAAGGAATACCGCCAGCACTTCGAGAAGGACCGGGCGCTGGTCCGCCGCTTCCAGAAGATCGACGTGAACGAGCCGTCGGTCGAGGATGCGGTGAAGATCCTCCAGGGGCTGAAGACCAACTACGAGAAGCACCACAAGGTCCGCTACACGCCGGAGGCCATCCGGGCGGCGGTGGAGCTTTCGGCCAAGTACATCAATGACCGGAAGCTGCCGGACAAGGCGATCGACGTGATCGACGAGGTCGGCGCCTCCCGCATGCTGCTGCCGGAGAACAAGCGCCGGAAGACCGTGACGCTGAAGGATGTCGAGGACATCGTCGCGAAGATCGCGCGCATCCCGCCGAAATCCGTCAGCACGGACGACAAGGAGACGCTCAAGAACCTGGAGCGCGACCTGAAGTCCATGGTCTTCGGCCAGGACAAGGCGATCGAGGCACTGTCCGCTGCGATCAAGCTGTCCCGCGCCGGGCTGCGCGACCCGGAGAAGCCGATCGGCAACTACCTGTTCAGCGGCCCGACCGGCGTCGGCAAGACCGAGGTGGCCAAGCAGCTCGCCAAGACGCTGGGCATCGAGCTGACCCGCTTCGACATGTCCGAGTACATGGAGCGGCACTCGGTCTCCCGCCTGATCGGCGCGCCGCCGGGCTATGTCGGCTTCGACCAGGGTGGCCTGCTGACGGATGCCGTGGACCAGCACCCGCATTGCGTGCTCCTGCTCGACGAGATCGAGAAGGCGCACCAGGATCTCTACAACATCCTGTTGCAGGTGATGGACCACGGGAAGCTGACCGACCACAACGGCAAGATCGTGGACTTCCGCAACGTCATCCTGATCATGACGACCAATGCGGGGGCCTCCGACATGGCCAAGGCCGGCATCGGCTTCGGGCGTGAGGTCCGGACGGGCGAGGACGAGGAGGCGATCAAGCGCCTCTTCACCCCCGAGTTCCGCAACCGCCTGGATGCGGTGGTGCCCTTCAGCGGGCTGTCGCCGGAGATCGTGGGCAACATCGTCGAGAAGTTCGTGATGCAGCTGGAGGCCCAGCTCGCGGACCGCAACGTCACGATCGAGCTGTCCTCGGCGGCCAAGGAGTGGCTGGCGGAGCGGGGCTACGACCCCCTCTACGGCGCGCGCCCGCTGGCCCGTGTCATCCAGGAATACGTCAAGAAGCCTCTGGCCGAGGAACTGCTCTTCGGCAAGCTGGTGAAGGGCGGCTCGGTGAAGGTCGGCATGAAGGACGGCATCCTGACCTTCGACATCACCGAGGCCCCGCCCCCTGCCCTGCCCAAGCCCGAGGAAGGCCCGGGCGATGGCGAGGCGGAGCGCGAGCCCGAGACGGCGGACTGA
- the clpS gene encoding ATP-dependent Clp protease adapter ClpS → MSEQDKRPDGNTPGGGQGDQGPASGVVVKARPKTRKPAMYKVLMLNDDYTPMEFVVHVLERFFQKNREEATRIMLHVHRRGVGVCGVFTYEVAETKVTQVMDLARQNQHPLQCTIEKD, encoded by the coding sequence ATGAGCGAACAGGATAAGAGGCCCGACGGGAACACCCCCGGCGGCGGACAAGGGGATCAGGGACCGGCGAGCGGCGTGGTCGTCAAGGCGCGTCCGAAGACGCGCAAGCCCGCCATGTACAAGGTCCTGATGCTCAACGACGACTACACGCCGATGGAGTTCGTCGTGCATGTCCTTGAGCGCTTCTTCCAGAAGAACCGGGAGGAGGCGACTCGCATCATGCTCCACGTGCACCGGCGCGGGGTCGGGGTCTGCGGTGTCTTCACCTATGAGGTGGCGGAGACCAAGGTGACCCAGGTCATGGACCTGGCCCGGCAGAACCAGCACCCACTTCAATGCACGATTGAGAAAGACTAG
- a CDS encoding phasin family protein: MATEPKVARLASDTTQNVAAAANEAAQQSKAALETGATQARRMMEESMTQATKLAEGIFKSAQEAMDFGRGNVEALTQATQTYVAGTQDLSRQTFALFQSLSDQAMENARAFATVRSVKDAAELQANFARQTLERVMGETAKLQEAGFRLAEQAGAPLAQRMTLVMERATKPLNV, from the coding sequence ATGGCTACCGAACCGAAGGTTGCGCGGCTCGCGTCCGACACCACCCAGAACGTCGCTGCGGCCGCCAACGAGGCAGCGCAGCAGAGCAAGGCCGCCCTGGAGACCGGCGCGACCCAGGCTCGTCGCATGATGGAGGAAAGCATGACCCAGGCCACCAAGCTCGCCGAGGGCATCTTCAAGTCCGCTCAGGAAGCGATGGATTTCGGCCGCGGCAATGTCGAGGCGCTGACCCAGGCGACGCAGACCTACGTGGCCGGCACGCAGGATCTGAGCCGCCAGACCTTCGCCCTGTTCCAGTCCCTGTCCGACCAGGCCATGGAGAACGCCCGCGCCTTCGCCACCGTGCGCAGCGTGAAGGACGCGGCGGAGCTGCAGGCCAACTTCGCTCGCCAGACGCTGGAGCGGGTGATGGGCGAGACCGCCAAGCTGCAGGAGGCCGGCTTCCGCCTCGCCGAGCAGGCCGGCGCCCCGCTCGCCCAGCGCATGACGCTGGTGATGGAGCGCGCCACCAAGCCGCTGAACGTCTGA